A part of Thermotoga petrophila RKU-1 genomic DNA contains:
- a CDS encoding glycogen-binding domain-containing protein, whose product MKKLLILSVLLLSVFVFSDVFVENGKVIFTFEWEGAKVVYLAGTFNNWNPTALPMKEVEPGLWRAELELEPGTYQYKYVIDGTTWKEDPNAPGYVDDGFGGYNGIFTLVEKDGELFIVGPQKKEESKKYEPNPDREDTIFVEDGIVVLRYYNPEAEFVTIAGNFNNWNAEEIEMYPLEDGWWEGVLELGPGVYEYKFVVNGEEWVTDPNAFAFVDDGFGGKNGVFEVYEENGELKVKSPIEETVQEETSEEAPEVAHQETAEAGPEEVEKSELKEGLSVEDSFVVFVVRKPEASEAYVAGSFNNWSTTANPMEREGNLWVARIKLNPGTYQYKYVFTIAGNQVWQEDPNAPSYVPDGFGGKNGAFMLSEEDGKLVIKPLEQKSESETPFFGKYFIDLTYKYATDTFLKSLESSHELTLGVKTDFLKATLNFKPEGSFLDSANIKVEKDGFEVFGHYKVASLVEGKPYEEWFAETGFGLGISFLSYKFTADVAFDTNAEKERFLIGVSGENFGTYFGSNYLLGIEKIDLAGFLSFDLLGAKTTVWTGLIFAKPVLYFVNLEVDSDNFDVNYLYYEKTSSEDKGFLKASIDLFNLELYGDYNFNNKTYTVSAGYVFDDTYVLGLAYRYGDYDNFENDPDKITVFGELRNEFASAKLGVTYDAYKNIYLDFQGEVNF is encoded by the coding sequence ATGAAAAAACTTCTCATTCTCTCTGTGCTTTTGCTGAGTGTCTTCGTATTTTCTGATGTCTTTGTAGAAAACGGAAAAGTGATTTTCACCTTCGAGTGGGAAGGAGCCAAGGTGGTGTATCTCGCAGGAACTTTCAACAATTGGAATCCCACTGCGCTTCCAATGAAAGAAGTGGAACCCGGTCTCTGGAGAGCAGAGCTCGAACTCGAACCCGGAACGTATCAATACAAATACGTGATAGATGGAACTACGTGGAAAGAAGATCCCAACGCACCCGGATACGTGGACGATGGTTTCGGAGGCTACAACGGAATATTCACACTGGTGGAAAAAGACGGAGAGCTTTTCATCGTTGGTCCTCAGAAGAAAGAAGAATCAAAGAAATACGAGCCCAATCCCGACAGGGAAGACACCATCTTTGTCGAAGACGGTATAGTGGTTCTCAGATACTACAATCCCGAAGCGGAATTCGTAACCATAGCTGGAAATTTCAACAACTGGAACGCAGAAGAGATAGAGATGTATCCACTCGAAGATGGTTGGTGGGAAGGAGTACTTGAACTTGGTCCTGGAGTGTATGAATACAAGTTCGTTGTGAACGGTGAGGAATGGGTGACTGACCCCAACGCCTTTGCCTTTGTCGATGACGGCTTTGGAGGAAAGAACGGCGTTTTCGAAGTTTACGAAGAAAACGGAGAACTGAAGGTAAAATCTCCCATCGAGGAAACTGTCCAAGAAGAGACTTCAGAAGAAGCACCCGAAGTCGCTCATCAAGAAACCGCAGAAGCCGGACCAGAAGAGGTTGAAAAATCCGAGCTGAAAGAAGGACTCAGCGTGGAAGACAGTTTTGTCGTCTTCGTTGTTAGAAAGCCAGAAGCTTCCGAGGCTTACGTTGCGGGAAGCTTCAACAACTGGAGCACTACAGCGAATCCAATGGAAAGAGAAGGGAACCTCTGGGTGGCAAGAATCAAGCTCAACCCTGGCACTTATCAGTACAAGTACGTCTTCACGATAGCGGGAAATCAGGTCTGGCAAGAAGATCCCAACGCGCCTTCCTATGTCCCGGATGGATTCGGTGGAAAAAACGGCGCTTTCATGCTCTCTGAAGAGGATGGAAAACTCGTCATAAAACCACTGGAACAGAAATCTGAGAGTGAGACTCCGTTCTTCGGGAAATACTTCATTGATCTGACTTACAAATACGCAACGGATACCTTCCTCAAATCTCTCGAAAGCTCCCATGAACTCACTCTCGGTGTAAAAACCGACTTCTTGAAAGCAACCTTGAATTTCAAACCGGAAGGCTCTTTCTTGGACAGCGCGAACATAAAGGTGGAAAAGGACGGTTTCGAGGTTTTCGGACACTACAAAGTGGCATCTCTGGTGGAAGGGAAGCCCTACGAAGAATGGTTCGCCGAAACAGGCTTTGGTCTCGGTATTTCTTTCCTTTCCTACAAGTTCACAGCTGATGTCGCTTTTGACACAAACGCGGAAAAGGAAAGATTTTTGATAGGAGTTTCGGGAGAGAATTTCGGTACCTACTTTGGAAGTAATTACTTGCTTGGGATAGAAAAAATAGACCTCGCAGGTTTCTTATCCTTTGATCTTCTTGGAGCAAAAACAACCGTCTGGACCGGTTTAATCTTTGCCAAGCCCGTTCTCTACTTTGTGAACCTCGAAGTCGATTCGGACAACTTCGATGTCAACTACCTGTACTATGAAAAAACATCTTCAGAAGACAAAGGATTTCTCAAAGCAAGCATTGATCTCTTCAACCTGGAACTCTACGGGGATTACAATTTCAACAACAAAACGTATACGGTAAGCGCAGGGTACGTTTTCGATGACACCTATGTCCTCGGATTGGCCTACAGATACGGAGACTACGACAACTTTGAAAACGACCCCGACAAAATAACCGTCTTTGGGGAGCTCAGAAACGAATTCGCAAGCGCAAAACTTGGAGTAACTTACGACGCATACAAGAACATCTATCTGGATTTCCAAGGTGAAGTCAACTTCTGA
- a CDS encoding WD40 repeat domain-containing protein, protein MKKSLTLFLVLISILIFSQTLKLEKVLGFSDISSLTIKDGYLLLGTGNGEIIVYKGGSYYKVFKVHDNRVNEVTFENGFIVSASDDKTVGVTNLETGETHLLKGHVKGVSSVAVTGNKILSASFDGTVRVWSFPDGKEISSQRLGPSVVKIAAHENRYVMGLANGLALISDISNPSFSIPLKAHPEGIKKIVFSENGQLIATCGGNTVKVWNASNGRLVLQYDHVITVNDVAFLDNDNLIFVTDDYKAVVLNIQKNEVVKSIDAHNNFVLFVSSDDGSIATYGMDKTVKVWNADLELQYSLYGHQLSVNTVALSSDGKFIVSGSDDREILIWNAEKGIAEHRIKALSGVRKLLTVENNIISCLDSNQLKIYNLENGKLVKRIKVGTTSTMDIALQNDRMAIGFYDGSVALFRYPTFEEIWRKDTEHEMIQTIDMNNKFIAFGVSYSDPKDKIGYVEVLSADTGERVLLLEGHRGNVNAVKFAGDFLVSGGEDGKVILWSLDTGSKVREIYLNEPVSSLLIDEKELFVGTWNGNIKIFAFPDLTLKTSLKASDQKIGHFIKVGDQLVVPCGDGKIRILLEK, encoded by the coding sequence ATGAAAAAATCACTGACACTGTTTTTGGTTCTCATATCGATCCTGATTTTCTCTCAAACGCTCAAACTCGAAAAGGTGCTGGGATTCAGCGATATTTCATCTTTAACGATCAAAGATGGTTATCTCTTACTTGGAACGGGAAACGGTGAAATCATCGTTTACAAAGGTGGATCCTATTACAAGGTCTTCAAAGTCCACGACAACAGAGTAAACGAAGTGACTTTTGAGAACGGTTTTATCGTGAGCGCTTCAGACGACAAAACAGTTGGTGTAACGAACCTGGAGACAGGTGAAACACATCTTCTCAAAGGTCACGTGAAAGGTGTCTCTTCTGTTGCTGTGACGGGCAATAAAATCCTGAGCGCTTCTTTCGATGGAACGGTGAGAGTATGGTCTTTCCCAGATGGAAAAGAAATTTCTTCTCAAAGACTTGGACCATCGGTTGTTAAAATCGCCGCCCATGAGAATAGATATGTCATGGGGCTGGCCAACGGACTTGCACTGATCAGCGACATCTCGAATCCCTCATTTTCCATTCCCCTCAAGGCCCATCCCGAGGGAATCAAAAAGATCGTGTTCTCAGAGAATGGACAGTTGATCGCAACCTGTGGAGGAAACACCGTAAAGGTATGGAACGCTTCGAATGGAAGACTCGTTCTCCAGTACGACCACGTCATAACGGTGAATGATGTGGCTTTTCTTGACAATGACAATCTCATTTTTGTAACCGACGATTACAAAGCCGTGGTTTTGAACATTCAGAAAAACGAAGTGGTGAAATCAATCGACGCTCATAACAACTTCGTTCTTTTCGTCTCTTCAGATGACGGTAGCATAGCAACCTACGGAATGGACAAAACTGTCAAAGTGTGGAATGCCGATCTGGAGCTTCAGTACTCTCTCTACGGTCACCAACTCTCGGTGAACACAGTAGCTTTATCAAGCGACGGGAAATTCATCGTGAGCGGCAGTGACGATAGAGAAATTCTGATATGGAACGCTGAGAAGGGGATCGCTGAACACAGGATAAAGGCTCTATCAGGGGTCAGAAAGCTTTTGACAGTAGAAAACAACATCATTTCCTGTCTTGATAGCAATCAACTCAAGATTTATAACCTGGAAAATGGAAAGCTCGTGAAGAGAATCAAAGTTGGCACGACGAGCACAATGGACATCGCTCTTCAAAACGATAGAATGGCAATAGGATTCTACGACGGAAGTGTCGCTCTGTTCAGATATCCAACCTTCGAAGAGATATGGAGAAAAGACACAGAACACGAAATGATCCAAACGATTGATATGAACAACAAATTCATCGCCTTCGGAGTTTCTTACTCTGATCCAAAAGACAAGATAGGTTACGTAGAAGTTCTCTCCGCAGACACAGGGGAAAGAGTACTTCTGCTGGAAGGTCACAGAGGAAACGTAAACGCTGTGAAATTCGCTGGGGACTTTCTTGTCTCAGGTGGAGAAGACGGAAAGGTCATTCTCTGGAGCTTGGATACAGGTTCAAAAGTCCGCGAGATCTACCTGAACGAACCAGTGTCCTCTCTATTAATCGATGAAAAGGAACTCTTTGTTGGAACCTGGAATGGAAATATCAAAATTTTTGCTTTTCCAGATCTGACCTTGAAGACTTCTTTGAAAGCCTCTGATCAAAAGATAGGACATTTCATAAAGGTGGGCGATCAGCTCGTAGTTCCATGCGGTGATGGAAAGATAAGGATCCTCTTGGAAAAGTGA
- the pulA gene encoding type I pullulanase has translation MKTKLWLLLVLLLSALIFSETTIVVHYHRYDGKYDGWNLWIWPVEPVSQEGKAYQFTGEDDFGKVAVVKLPMDLTKVGIIVRLNEWQAKDVAKDRFIEIKDGKAEVWILQGVEEIFYEKPDTSPRIFFAQARSNKVIEAFLTNPVDTKKKELFKVTVDGKEIPVSRVEKADPTDIDVTNYVRIVLSESLKEEDLRKDVELIIEGYKPARVIMMEILDDYYYDGELGAVYSPEKTIFRVWSPVSKWVKVLLFKNGEDTEPYQVVNMEYKGNGVWEAVVEGDLDGVFYLYQLENYGKVRTTVDPYSKAVYANSKKSAVVNLARTNPEGWENDRGPKIEGYEDAIIYEIHIADITGLENSGVKNKGLYLGLTEENTKGPGGVTTGLSHLVELGVTHVHILPFFDFYTGDELDKDFEKYYNWGYDPYLFMVPEGRYSTDPKNPHTRIREVKEMVKALHKHGIGVIMDMVFPHTYGVGELSAFDQTVPYYFYRIDKTGAYLNESGCGNVIASERPMMRKFIVDTVTYWVKEYHIDGFRFDQMGLIDKKTMLEVEKALHKINPTIILYGEPWGGWGAPIRFGKSDVAGTHVAAFNDEFRDAIRGSVFNPSVKGFVMGGYGKETWIKRGVVGSIDYDGKLIKSFALDPEETINYAACHDNHTLWDKNYLAAQADKKKEWSEEELKNAQKLAGAILLTSQGVPFLHGGQDFCRTKNFNDNSYNSPISINGFDYERKLQFIDVFNYHKGLIKLRKEHPAFRLKNAEEIKKHLEFLPGGRRVVAFMLKDHAGGDPWKDIVVIYNGNPEKTTYKLPEGKWNVVVNGQKAGTEVIETVEGTIELEPLSAYVLYRE, from the coding sequence GTGAAGACTAAACTCTGGTTGTTACTTGTTCTCCTCCTTTCCGCTTTGATATTCTCAGAAACCACCATCGTAGTCCACTATCACAGATACGATGGAAAATACGATGGATGGAATCTCTGGATATGGCCCGTGGAGCCCGTGTCTCAGGAAGGGAAAGCTTATCAGTTCACAGGTGAGGATGATTTTGGTAAAGTAGCAGTAGTGAAATTACCAATGGATCTTACAAAGGTGGGGATCATAGTGAGGCTGAACGAGTGGCAGGCAAAAGACGTGGCAAAAGACAGGTTCATAGAGATAAAAGACGGAAAGGCTGAAGTGTGGATACTCCAGGGAGTGGAAGAGATTTTCTACGAAAAACCAGACACATCTCCCAGAATCTTCTTCGCACAGGCAAGGTCGAACAAGGTGATCGAGGCTTTTCTGACCAATCCTGTGGATACGAAAAAGAAAGAACTCTTCAAGGTTACTGTTGACGGAAAAGAGATTCCCGTCTCAAGAGTGGAAAAGGCCGATCCCACGGACATAGACGTGACGAACTACGTGAGAATCGTCCTTTCTGAATCCCTGAAAGAAGAAGACCTCAGAAAAGACGTGGAACTGATCATAGAAGGTTACAAACCGGCAAGAGTCATCATGATGGAGATCCTGGACGACTACTATTACGATGGAGAGCTCGGAGCCGTATATTCTCCAGAGAAGACGATATTCAGAGTCTGGTCCCCCGTTTCTAAGTGGGTAAAGGTGCTTCTCTTCAAGAACGGAGAAGACACAGAACCGTATCAGGTTGTGAACATGGAATATAAAGGAAACGGTGTCTGGGAAGCGGTTGTCGAAGGTGATCTCGACGGAGTGTTCTACCTCTATCAGCTGGAAAATTACGGAAAGGTCAGAACAACCGTCGATCCTTATTCGAAAGCGGTTTACGCAAACAGCAAAAAGAGCGCCGTTGTGAATCTTGCCAGGACAAACCCAGAAGGATGGGAAAACGACAGGGGACCGAAAATCGAAGGATACGAAGACGCGATAATCTACGAAATACACATAGCGGACATCACAGGACTCGAAAACTCCGGAGTCAAAAACAAAGGCCTCTACCTCGGTCTCACCGAAGAGAACACGAAAGGACCGGGTGGTGTGACAACTGGCCTTTCGCACCTTGTGGAGCTCGGTGTCACACACGTCCACATACTTCCTTTCTTCGACTTCTACACGGGCGATGAACTCGACAAAGATTTTGAAAAGTACTACAACTGGGGTTATGACCCTTACCTGTTCATGGTTCCAGAAGGCAGATACTCAACCGATCCCAAAAATCCACACACGAGAATTAGAGAAGTCAAAGAAATGGTCAAAGCACTTCACAAACACGGTATAGGTGTGATCATGGACATGGTGTTCCCGCACACCTACGGCGTAGGTGAACTCTCTGCGTTCGATCAGACGGTACCATACTACTTCTACAGAATCGACAAAACTGGTGCCTATTTGAACGAGAGTGGATGTGGAAACGTCATCGCAAGTGAAAGGCCTATGATGAGAAAATTCATAGTTGATACTGTCACCTACTGGGTGAAGGAGTATCACATAGACGGTTTCAGATTCGATCAGATGGGCCTCATCGATAAGAAAACAATGCTTGAAGTTGAAAAGGCCCTTCATAAAATCAATCCAACGATCATTCTCTACGGCGAACCGTGGGGTGGATGGGGTGCACCCATCAGATTTGGGAAGAGCGATGTTGCTGGAACACACGTGGCAGCTTTCAACGACGAGTTCAGAGACGCAATAAGAGGTTCTGTGTTCAATCCGAGTGTCAAAGGATTCGTCATGGGAGGTTATGGAAAAGAGACCTGGATTAAAAGAGGAGTCGTAGGAAGCATTGATTATGATGGAAAACTCATCAAGAGCTTTGCTCTCGATCCAGAGGAAACGATAAACTACGCAGCATGCCACGACAACCACACATTGTGGGACAAGAACTATCTTGCCGCCCAAGCCGATAAGAAAAAAGAATGGTCCGAAGAAGAACTGAAAAATGCTCAGAAACTGGCTGGTGCAATACTCCTCACTTCTCAAGGCGTTCCTTTCCTACACGGAGGCCAAGACTTCTGCAGAACGAAGAATTTCAACGACAACTCTTACAACTCCCCCATCTCGATAAACGGCTTCGACTACGAAAGAAAACTTCAATTCATAGACGTGTTCAACTACCACAAGGGTCTCATAAAACTCAGAAAAGAACACCCTGCTTTCAGGCTGAAAAACGCTGAAGAGATCAAGAAACATCTGGAATTTCTCCCGGGTGGAAGAAGAGTAGTTGCGTTCATGCTCAAAGACCACGCAGGCGGTGACCCATGGAAAGACATCGTAGTGATCTACAATGGAAACCCAGAGAAGACAACATACAAACTGCCAGAAGGAAAATGGAATGTGGTTGTAAACGGTCAAAAAGCCGGAACGGAAGTGATAGAAACCGTTGAGGGAACGATAGAGCTCGAACCGCTTTCCGCGTACGTTTTGTACAGAGAGTGA